In Jaculus jaculus isolate mJacJac1 chromosome 11, mJacJac1.mat.Y.cur, whole genome shotgun sequence, the following proteins share a genomic window:
- the Caskin1 gene encoding caskin-1 isoform X1 yields MGKEQELVQAVKAEDVGTAQRLLQRPRPGKAKLLGSTKKINVNFQDPDGFSALHHAALNGNTELITLLLEAQAAVDIKDNKGMRPLHYAAWQGRKEPMKLVLKAGSAVNVPSDEGHIPLHLAAQHGHYDVSEMLLQHQSNPCVVDNSGKTPLDLACEFGRVGVVQLLLSSNMCAALLEPRPGDATDPNGTSPLHLAAKNGHIDIIRLLLQAGIDINRQTKSGTALHEAALCGKTEVVRLLLDSGINAQVRNTYSQTALDIVHQFTTSQASKEIKQLLREASAALQVRATKDYCNNYDLTSLNVKAGDIITVLEQHPDGRWKGCIHDNRTGNDRVGYFPSSLGEAIVKRTGSRTGSEPSPSQGGSASGPSAPPEEIWVLRKPFTGGDRSGSLSSVAGGRSGGGHALHAGSEGVKLLATVLSQKSVSESSPGDSPVKPPEGSTGATRSQPAAAHVGQVYGEQPPKKPEPASEGKSAEVVSQWLATFQLQLYAPNFTSAGYDLPTISRMTPEDLTAIGVTKPGHRKKITAEISGLSIPDWLPEHKPANLAVWLSMIGLAQYYKVLVDNGYENIDFITDITWEDLQEIGITKLGHQKKLMLAVRKLAELQKAEYAKYEGGPLRRKAPQSLEMMAIESPPPPEPAPADCQSPKMTTFQDSELSGELQAALSGPPDGGAAAAEKPSNHLPPTPRATVRQESSLGGRARHMSSSQELLGDGPPGPGSPMSRSQEYLLDEGPVPGTSPKEARPGRHGHSVKRASVPPVPGKPRQVLPPGTSHFTPPQTPTKAQPGSPQTLGGPHGPAPATAKVKPTPQLLPPTERPMSPRSLPQSPTHRGFAYVLPQPVESEAGPAAPGPAPPPAPAAVPTLCLPPEADVEPGRPKKRAHSLNRYAASDSEPERDELLVPAAAGPYATVQRRVGRSHSVRAPAGTDKNVNRSQSFAVRPRKKGPPPPPPKRSSSAMASANMADEPAPDAETEDGRLGVRAQRRRASDLAGSVDTGSAGSVKSIAAMLELSSIGGGGRAARRPPEGHPTPRPASPEPGRVATVLASVKHKEAIGPDGEVVNRRRTLSGPVTGLLATARRGPGEPAEQGHYVEDGVARQRPRGPSKGEPSAEGPPLARVEASATLKRRIRAKQSQQENVKFILTESDTVKRRPKAKERDAGPEPSPPLSVYQNGTATVRRRPASEQAGPLELPPPPPPAEPPPTDLAHLPPLPLPDGDARKLTKPPVSPKPILAQPVSKIQGSPTPASKKVPLPGPGSPEVKRAHGTPPPVSPKPPPPPTAPKPAKAVAGLPSGSASPSPTPSPARQPPAALVKPAGSAPPSQGASPAKPPSPGAPAPAKPPRAAAAAPTPDGAAPGDSARQKLEETSACLAAALQAVEEKIRQEDGQGPRPSASAEKSTGSILDDIGSMFDDLADQLDAMLE; encoded by the exons ATGGGGAAGGAGCAGGAGCTGGTGCAGGCGGTGAAGGCAGAGGACGTGGGCACCGCGCAGAGGCTGCTGCAGAGGCCGCGGCCCGGGAAGGCCA AGCTCCTGGGCTCCACCAAGAAGATCAACGTCAACTTCCAGGACCCAGATGG CTTCTCAGCCCTGCACCACGCGGCCCTGAACGGCAACACGGAGCTGATCACCCTGTTGCTGGAGGCTCAGGCTGCTGTGGACATCAAGGACAACAAAG GCATGAGACCATTGCACTACGCGGCCTGGCAGGGCCGAAAGGAGCCCATGAAGCTGGTGCTGAAGGCAGGCTCTGCGGTGAACGTTCCATCTGACGAGGGCCACATCCCCCTGCATCTGGCTGCCCAGCATGGTCACTATGATGTG TCAGAGATGCTGCTGCAACACCAGTCTAACCCTTGCGTGGTGGACAACTCGGGGAAGACACCTCTGGACCTGGCCTGTGAGTTCGGCCGTGTTGGG GTGGTCCAGCTGCTGTTAAGCAGCAACATGTGTGCAGCCTTGTTGGAGCCTCGTCCTGGGGATGCTACTGACCCCAACGGCACCAGCCCCTTGCACTTGGCAGCCAAGAACGGCCACATTGACATCATAAG ACTCCTCCTCCAGGCTGGCATTGACATTAACCGCCAGACCAAGTCTGGAACAGCCCTTCATGAGGCCGCACTCTGTGGGAAGACGGAAGTGGTTAGGCTGTTGTTGGAT AGCGGGATCAATGCCCAGGTGAGGAACACCTACAGCCAGACGGCGCTGGACATCGTGCATCAGTTCACCACGTCCCAGGCCAGCAAGGAGATCAAGCAGCTGCTAAGAG AGGCTTCCGCAGCACTGCAGGTCCGAGCAACCAAGGATTACTGCAACAATTATGACCTGACCAGTCTCAACGTGAAGGCTGGGGACATTATTACG GTCCTGGAACAGCATCCAGATGGCCGGTGGAAGGGCTGTATCCATGACAACCGGACAGGCAACGACAGGGTGGGCTACTTCCCATCCTCTCTGGGAGAGGCAATTGTCAAGCGAACAG GTTCCCGGACAGGCAGCGAGCCAAGCCCATCCCAGGGAGGAAGCGCATCTGGGCCCTCCGCACCCCCGGAGGAGATCTGGGTGTTGAGGAAACCTTTTACAG GTGGAGACCGTAGTGGCAGCTTGAGCAGTGTGGCTGGTGGCAGGAGTGGCGGGGGCCATGCCCTGCACGCGGGCTCTGAAGGAGTCAAG CTCCTGGCAACGGTGCTTTCCCAGAAGTCGGTCTCTGAGTCTAGCCCAGGGGACAGCCCTGTCAAGCCTCCAGAGGGCTCTACAG GTGCCACCCGGTCCCAGCCTGCAGCAGCCCATGTTGGGCAGGTGTACGGGGAGCAACCACCCAAGAAGCCGGAGCCAGCCTCAGAGGGCAAG AGTGCCGAGGTGGTCAGCCAGTGGCTTGCCACGTTCCAGCTGCAGCTGTATGCCCCCAACTTTACCAGCGCCGGTTATGACCTTCCCACCATCAGCCGCATGACCCCTGAG GATCTCACAGCTATCGGTGTCACCAAGCCAGGCCACCGGAAGAAGATCACTGCAGAGATCAGTGGCCTGAGCATCCCTGACTGGCTACCTGAACACAAACCC GCTAACTTGGCCGTGTGGCTGTCCATGATTGGCCTGGCCCAGTACTACAAGGTGCTGGTAGACAACGGCTATGAGAACATCGACTTCATCACTGACATCACCTGGGAAGACCTGCAGGAGATCGGCATAACCAAGCTCG GACACCAAAAGAAACTGATGCTGGCAGTGAGAAAACTGGCCGAGCTGCAGAAGGCAGAATATGCCAAGTACGAGGGAGGGCCTCTGCGTCGGAAGGCCCCTCAGTCTCTTGAAATGATGGCCATCGAGTCGCCGCCCCCACCCGAGCCTGCCCCTGCCGACTGCCAGTCTCCTAAGATGACCACCTTCCAGGACAGTGAGCTCAGCGGCGAGCTGCAGGCTGCCCTGTCCGGTCCGCCCGACGGGGGTGCGGCTGCTGCCGAGAAGCCCTCCAACCACCTGCCACCCACTCCGAGGGCCACCGTGCGTCAGGAGTCCAGCTTGGGTGGACGGGCTCGCCACATGAGTAGCTCTCAGGAGCTGCTGGGCGATGGGCCCCCGGGGCCTGGCAGCCCCATGTCACGAAGCCAGGAGTACCTGCTGGATGAGGGGCCAGTCCCTGGCACATCACCCAAAGAGGCCCGGCCTGGCCGCCATGGCCACAGCGTCAAGAGGGCCAGCGTGCCCCCAGTGCCCGGCAAACCACGGCAGGTCCTTCCACCAGGCACCAGCCACTTCACACCTCCTCAGACGCCCACCAAAGCCCAGCCAGGCTCCCCTCAGACTCTTGGGGGACCTCACGGTCCAGCCCCAGCCACAGCCAAGGTGAAGCCCACTCCACAGCTGCTGCCACCAACAGAGCGACCCATGTCCCCTCGGTCCCTGCCTCAGTCGCCCACACACCGTGGCTTTGCCTATGTGTTGCCCCAGcctgtggagagtgaggcaggacCGGCTGCTCCCGGACCCGCACCCCCGCCTGCACCAGCAGCTGTGCCCACATTGTGCCTGCCCCCGGAGGCTGATGTGGAGCCCGGGCGACCCAAGAAACGGGCCCACAGTCTGAATCGCTACGCTGCGTCTGACAGTGAACCAGAACGGGACGAGCTGCTCGTACCTGCTGCTGCAGGACCCTATGCCACAGTACAGCGGCGTGTGGGGCGCAGCCACTCAGTGAGGGCACCAGCTGGCACTGACAAGAATGTCAACCGCAGCCAGTCCTTTGCTGTACGGCCCCGGAAGAAGGGGCCTCCGCCACCGCCACCCAAGCGTTCCAGCTCAGCCATGGCCAGTGCCAACATGGCTGATGAGCCGGCTCCAGATGCCGAGACAGAAGATGGCAGACTAGGGGTCCGGGCACAGCGCAGACGGGCCAGTGACCTGGCTGGCAGTGTGGACACAGGTAGTGCAGGCAGTGTGAAGAGTATTGCAGCCATGTTGGAGCTGTCTTCCATTGGGGGTGGGGGCCGGGCTGCTCGCAGGCCCCCAGAAGGCCACCCCACACCCCGTCCTGCCAGTCCAGAGCCAGGCCGAGTGGCTACAGTGCTGGCCTCTGTGAAGCACAAAGAGGCCATTGGGCCTGATGGTGAGGTGGTGAACCGGCGCCGCACACTCAGTGGCCCTGTCACTGGACTTTTGGCCACTGCTCGCCGGGGGCCAGGGGAACCCGCAGAGCAGGGTCACTATGTGGAAGATGGTGTAGCCCGGCAGCGGCCTCGAGGTCCTTCCAAGGGTGAGCCAAGTGCGGAGGGGCCACCTCTGGCTCGGGTAGAGGCCAGTGCCACTCTCAAGAGGCGCATTCGGGCCAAGCAGAGCCAGCAGGAGAATGTCAAATTCATCCTGACGGAGTCTGATACAGTCAAGCGTAGGCCCAAGGCAAAGGAGCGGGATGCTGGGCCTGAGCCTTCCCCACCACTGTCTGTGTACCAGAATGGCACAGCCACTGTCCGCCGCAGACCAGCCTCTGAGCAAGCCGGGCCTCTGgagctgcctccacctcccccacCTGCTGAACCCCCTCCCACTGACCTGGCTCATCTGCCCCCACTGCCCCTGCCCGATGGTGATGCCCGGAAGCTCACGAAGCCTCCTGTCTCTCCCAAGCCCATCCTGGCTCAGCCTGTGTCCAAGATCCAGGGCTCACCCACGCCTGCTTCCAAGAAGGTGCCACTtccaggccctggcagcccag AGGTGAAGCGCGCCCACGGCACGCCGCCGCCCGTGTCACCCAAGCCGCCGCCGCCACCCACGGCACCCAAGCCGGCCAAGGCCGTGGCAGGGCTGCCGTCGGGCAGCGCCAGCCCGTCCCCGACGCCGTCGCCCGCGCGCCAGCCGCCCGCAGCGCTCGTGAAGCCCGCGGGCAGCGCGCCGCCCTCGCAGGGCGCCAGCCCGGCCAAGCCCCCGTCCCCCGGCGCGCCCGCGCCCGCCAAGCCcccgcgcgccgccgccgccgccccgacCCCCGACGGCGCTGCGCCCGGGGACAGCGCGCGGCAGAAGCTGGAGGAGACGAGCGCGTGCCTGGCCGCGGCCCTGCAGGCGGTGGAGGAGAAGATCCGGCAGGAGGACGGGCAAGGCCCGCG CCCCTCGGCTAGTGCGGAGAAGAGCACCGGGAGCATCCTGGACGACATCGGCAGCATGTTCGACGACCTGGCCGACCAGCTGGACGCCATGCTGGAGTGA
- the Traf7 gene encoding E3 ubiquitin-protein ligase TRAF7, which translates to MMLEGGAAAPGRWRAGTAMYVMYQPVFNFNICFALSQGPHRPGLVLPAAVLGHLAPFPLLGSGPLPVSHVHRDHESSCDYRPVRCPNNPSCPPLLKMNLEAHLKECEHIKCPHSKYGCTFIGNQDTYETHLETCRFEGLKEFLQQTDDRFHEMHVALAQKDQEIAFLRSMLGKLSEKIDQLEKSLELKFDVLDENQSKLSEDLMEFRRDASMLNDELSHINARLNMGILGSYDPQQIFKCKGTFVGHQGPVWCLCVYSMGDLLFSGSSDKTIKVWDTCTTYKCQKTLEGHDGIVLALCIQGCKLYSGSADCTIIVWDIQNLQKVNTIRAHDNPVCTLVSSHNMLFSGSLKAIKVWDIVGTELRLKKELTGLNHWVRALVAAQTYLYSGSYQTIKIWDIRTLDCIHVLQTSGGSVYSIAVTNHHIVCGTYENLIHVWDIESKEQVRTLTGHVGTVYALAVISTPDQTKVFSASYDRSLRVWSMDNMICTQTLLRHQGSVTALAVSRGRLFSGAVDSTVKVWTC; encoded by the exons ATGATGCTGGAGGGTGGTGCTGCTGCTCCGGGTCGCTGGCGGGCGG GTACCGCCATGTATGTGATGTACCAGCCTGTGTTCAACTTCAACATTTGTTTTGCTCTGAGCCAGGGTCCCCATAGGCCTGGCCTGGTCTTACCAGCAG CTGTCTTGGGGCACTTGGCACCTTTTCCGCTTTTGGGCTCAGGTCCCCTTCCCGTGTCCCACGTGCACAGGGATCACGAGAGCAGTTGTGACTATAGGCCTGTGCGTTGCCCCAACAACCCCAGCTGCCCGCCCCTGCTCAAGATGAACCTTGAGGCCCACCTGAAGGAGTGTGAGCACATCAAGTGTCCCCACTCCAAGTACGG GTGCACGTTCATCGGGAACCAGGACACGTATGAAACGCACCTGGAGACATGCCGCTTTGAGGGCCTGAAGGAGTTCCTGCAGCAGACGGATGACCGCTTCCATGAGATGCACGTGGCGCTGGCCCAGAAGGACCAGGAGATTGCCTTCCTGCGCTCCATGCTGGGCAAACTCTCGGAGAAGATCGACCAGCTGGAGAAGAGCCTGGAGCTCAAGTTTG ATGTCCTCGATGAGAACCAGAGCAAGCTTAGTGAGGACCTCATGGAATTCAGGAGGGACGCGTCCATGTTGAAT GATGAGCTGTCCCACATCAATGCACGCCTGAACATGGGCATCCTAGGAT CCTATGACCCTCAGCAGATCTTCAAGTGCAAAGGGACCTTTGTGGGCCACCAGGGCCCCGTCTGGTGTCTCTGTGTCTATTCTATGGGTGACCTTCTCTTCAGCGGTTCCTCTGACAAGACCATCAAG GTGtgggacacatgtaccacttacAAGTGccagaagacactggagggcCACGATGGCATTGTGCTGGCGCTCTGCATCCAGGG GTGCAAACTGTACAGCGGGTCTGCAGACTGCACCATCATC gtgtGGGACATCCAAAACCTGCAGAAGGTGAACACCATCCGGGCCCACGACAACCCCGTGTGCACCCTGGTGTCCTCCCACAACATGCTCTTCAGTGGCTCCTTGAAGGCCATCAAG GTCTGGGACATCGTGGGCACCGAGCTGAGGTTGAAGAAGGAGCTCACGGGCCTCAACCACTGGGTGCGGGCCCTGGTGGCGGCCCAGACCTACCTGTACAGCGGCTCCTACCAGACAATCAAG ATATGGGACATCCGGACCCTTGACTGCATCCACGTCCTGCAGACATCTGGCGGCAGTGTCTACTCCATCGCTGTGACGAATCACCACATTGTCTGTGGCACCTATGAGAACCTCATTCAC GTGTGGGACATTGAGTCTAAGGAACAGGTGCGGACTCTAACGGGCCATGTGGGCACAGTGTATGCCCTGGCAGTTATTTCAACACCAGACCAGACCAAAGTCTTCAGTGCATCCTATGACCGGTCCCTCAGG GTCTGGAGTATGGACAACATGATCTGCACACAGACCCTGCTGCGCCATCAGGGCAGTGTGACTGCTCTGGCTGTGTCCCGAGGCAGACTCTTCTCGGGGGCTGTGGATAGCACTGTGAAG GTCTGGACGTGCTAA
- the Caskin1 gene encoding caskin-1 isoform X2 — protein sequence MGKEQELVQAVKAEDVGTAQRLLQRPRPGKAKLLGSTKKINVNFQDPDGFSALHHAALNGNTELITLLLEAQAAVDIKDNKGMRPLHYAAWQGRKEPMKLVLKAGSAVNVPSDEGHIPLHLAAQHGHYDVSEMLLQHQSNPCVVDNSGKTPLDLACEFGRVGVVQLLLSSNMCAALLEPRPGDATDPNGTSPLHLAAKNGHIDIIRLLLQAGIDINRQTKSGTALHEAALCGKTEVVRLLLDSGINAQVRNTYSQTALDIVHQFTTSQASKEIKQLLREASAALQVRATKDYCNNYDLTSLNVKAGDIITVLEQHPDGRWKGCIHDNRTGNDRVGYFPSSLGEAIVKRTGSRTGSEPSPSQGGSASGPSAPPEEIWVLRKPFTGGDRSGSLSSVAGGRSGGGHALHAGSEGVKLLATVLSQKSVSESSPGDSPVKPPEGSTGATRSQPAAAHVGQVYGEQPPKKPEPASEGKANLAVWLSMIGLAQYYKVLVDNGYENIDFITDITWEDLQEIGITKLGHQKKLMLAVRKLAELQKAEYAKYEGGPLRRKAPQSLEMMAIESPPPPEPAPADCQSPKMTTFQDSELSGELQAALSGPPDGGAAAAEKPSNHLPPTPRATVRQESSLGGRARHMSSSQELLGDGPPGPGSPMSRSQEYLLDEGPVPGTSPKEARPGRHGHSVKRASVPPVPGKPRQVLPPGTSHFTPPQTPTKAQPGSPQTLGGPHGPAPATAKVKPTPQLLPPTERPMSPRSLPQSPTHRGFAYVLPQPVESEAGPAAPGPAPPPAPAAVPTLCLPPEADVEPGRPKKRAHSLNRYAASDSEPERDELLVPAAAGPYATVQRRVGRSHSVRAPAGTDKNVNRSQSFAVRPRKKGPPPPPPKRSSSAMASANMADEPAPDAETEDGRLGVRAQRRRASDLAGSVDTGSAGSVKSIAAMLELSSIGGGGRAARRPPEGHPTPRPASPEPGRVATVLASVKHKEAIGPDGEVVNRRRTLSGPVTGLLATARRGPGEPAEQGHYVEDGVARQRPRGPSKGEPSAEGPPLARVEASATLKRRIRAKQSQQENVKFILTESDTVKRRPKAKERDAGPEPSPPLSVYQNGTATVRRRPASEQAGPLELPPPPPPAEPPPTDLAHLPPLPLPDGDARKLTKPPVSPKPILAQPVSKIQGSPTPASKKVPLPGPGSPEVKRAHGTPPPVSPKPPPPPTAPKPAKAVAGLPSGSASPSPTPSPARQPPAALVKPAGSAPPSQGASPAKPPSPGAPAPAKPPRAAAAAPTPDGAAPGDSARQKLEETSACLAAALQAVEEKIRQEDGQGPRPSASAEKSTGSILDDIGSMFDDLADQLDAMLE from the exons ATGGGGAAGGAGCAGGAGCTGGTGCAGGCGGTGAAGGCAGAGGACGTGGGCACCGCGCAGAGGCTGCTGCAGAGGCCGCGGCCCGGGAAGGCCA AGCTCCTGGGCTCCACCAAGAAGATCAACGTCAACTTCCAGGACCCAGATGG CTTCTCAGCCCTGCACCACGCGGCCCTGAACGGCAACACGGAGCTGATCACCCTGTTGCTGGAGGCTCAGGCTGCTGTGGACATCAAGGACAACAAAG GCATGAGACCATTGCACTACGCGGCCTGGCAGGGCCGAAAGGAGCCCATGAAGCTGGTGCTGAAGGCAGGCTCTGCGGTGAACGTTCCATCTGACGAGGGCCACATCCCCCTGCATCTGGCTGCCCAGCATGGTCACTATGATGTG TCAGAGATGCTGCTGCAACACCAGTCTAACCCTTGCGTGGTGGACAACTCGGGGAAGACACCTCTGGACCTGGCCTGTGAGTTCGGCCGTGTTGGG GTGGTCCAGCTGCTGTTAAGCAGCAACATGTGTGCAGCCTTGTTGGAGCCTCGTCCTGGGGATGCTACTGACCCCAACGGCACCAGCCCCTTGCACTTGGCAGCCAAGAACGGCCACATTGACATCATAAG ACTCCTCCTCCAGGCTGGCATTGACATTAACCGCCAGACCAAGTCTGGAACAGCCCTTCATGAGGCCGCACTCTGTGGGAAGACGGAAGTGGTTAGGCTGTTGTTGGAT AGCGGGATCAATGCCCAGGTGAGGAACACCTACAGCCAGACGGCGCTGGACATCGTGCATCAGTTCACCACGTCCCAGGCCAGCAAGGAGATCAAGCAGCTGCTAAGAG AGGCTTCCGCAGCACTGCAGGTCCGAGCAACCAAGGATTACTGCAACAATTATGACCTGACCAGTCTCAACGTGAAGGCTGGGGACATTATTACG GTCCTGGAACAGCATCCAGATGGCCGGTGGAAGGGCTGTATCCATGACAACCGGACAGGCAACGACAGGGTGGGCTACTTCCCATCCTCTCTGGGAGAGGCAATTGTCAAGCGAACAG GTTCCCGGACAGGCAGCGAGCCAAGCCCATCCCAGGGAGGAAGCGCATCTGGGCCCTCCGCACCCCCGGAGGAGATCTGGGTGTTGAGGAAACCTTTTACAG GTGGAGACCGTAGTGGCAGCTTGAGCAGTGTGGCTGGTGGCAGGAGTGGCGGGGGCCATGCCCTGCACGCGGGCTCTGAAGGAGTCAAG CTCCTGGCAACGGTGCTTTCCCAGAAGTCGGTCTCTGAGTCTAGCCCAGGGGACAGCCCTGTCAAGCCTCCAGAGGGCTCTACAG GTGCCACCCGGTCCCAGCCTGCAGCAGCCCATGTTGGGCAGGTGTACGGGGAGCAACCACCCAAGAAGCCGGAGCCAGCCTCAGAGGGCAAG GCTAACTTGGCCGTGTGGCTGTCCATGATTGGCCTGGCCCAGTACTACAAGGTGCTGGTAGACAACGGCTATGAGAACATCGACTTCATCACTGACATCACCTGGGAAGACCTGCAGGAGATCGGCATAACCAAGCTCG GACACCAAAAGAAACTGATGCTGGCAGTGAGAAAACTGGCCGAGCTGCAGAAGGCAGAATATGCCAAGTACGAGGGAGGGCCTCTGCGTCGGAAGGCCCCTCAGTCTCTTGAAATGATGGCCATCGAGTCGCCGCCCCCACCCGAGCCTGCCCCTGCCGACTGCCAGTCTCCTAAGATGACCACCTTCCAGGACAGTGAGCTCAGCGGCGAGCTGCAGGCTGCCCTGTCCGGTCCGCCCGACGGGGGTGCGGCTGCTGCCGAGAAGCCCTCCAACCACCTGCCACCCACTCCGAGGGCCACCGTGCGTCAGGAGTCCAGCTTGGGTGGACGGGCTCGCCACATGAGTAGCTCTCAGGAGCTGCTGGGCGATGGGCCCCCGGGGCCTGGCAGCCCCATGTCACGAAGCCAGGAGTACCTGCTGGATGAGGGGCCAGTCCCTGGCACATCACCCAAAGAGGCCCGGCCTGGCCGCCATGGCCACAGCGTCAAGAGGGCCAGCGTGCCCCCAGTGCCCGGCAAACCACGGCAGGTCCTTCCACCAGGCACCAGCCACTTCACACCTCCTCAGACGCCCACCAAAGCCCAGCCAGGCTCCCCTCAGACTCTTGGGGGACCTCACGGTCCAGCCCCAGCCACAGCCAAGGTGAAGCCCACTCCACAGCTGCTGCCACCAACAGAGCGACCCATGTCCCCTCGGTCCCTGCCTCAGTCGCCCACACACCGTGGCTTTGCCTATGTGTTGCCCCAGcctgtggagagtgaggcaggacCGGCTGCTCCCGGACCCGCACCCCCGCCTGCACCAGCAGCTGTGCCCACATTGTGCCTGCCCCCGGAGGCTGATGTGGAGCCCGGGCGACCCAAGAAACGGGCCCACAGTCTGAATCGCTACGCTGCGTCTGACAGTGAACCAGAACGGGACGAGCTGCTCGTACCTGCTGCTGCAGGACCCTATGCCACAGTACAGCGGCGTGTGGGGCGCAGCCACTCAGTGAGGGCACCAGCTGGCACTGACAAGAATGTCAACCGCAGCCAGTCCTTTGCTGTACGGCCCCGGAAGAAGGGGCCTCCGCCACCGCCACCCAAGCGTTCCAGCTCAGCCATGGCCAGTGCCAACATGGCTGATGAGCCGGCTCCAGATGCCGAGACAGAAGATGGCAGACTAGGGGTCCGGGCACAGCGCAGACGGGCCAGTGACCTGGCTGGCAGTGTGGACACAGGTAGTGCAGGCAGTGTGAAGAGTATTGCAGCCATGTTGGAGCTGTCTTCCATTGGGGGTGGGGGCCGGGCTGCTCGCAGGCCCCCAGAAGGCCACCCCACACCCCGTCCTGCCAGTCCAGAGCCAGGCCGAGTGGCTACAGTGCTGGCCTCTGTGAAGCACAAAGAGGCCATTGGGCCTGATGGTGAGGTGGTGAACCGGCGCCGCACACTCAGTGGCCCTGTCACTGGACTTTTGGCCACTGCTCGCCGGGGGCCAGGGGAACCCGCAGAGCAGGGTCACTATGTGGAAGATGGTGTAGCCCGGCAGCGGCCTCGAGGTCCTTCCAAGGGTGAGCCAAGTGCGGAGGGGCCACCTCTGGCTCGGGTAGAGGCCAGTGCCACTCTCAAGAGGCGCATTCGGGCCAAGCAGAGCCAGCAGGAGAATGTCAAATTCATCCTGACGGAGTCTGATACAGTCAAGCGTAGGCCCAAGGCAAAGGAGCGGGATGCTGGGCCTGAGCCTTCCCCACCACTGTCTGTGTACCAGAATGGCACAGCCACTGTCCGCCGCAGACCAGCCTCTGAGCAAGCCGGGCCTCTGgagctgcctccacctcccccacCTGCTGAACCCCCTCCCACTGACCTGGCTCATCTGCCCCCACTGCCCCTGCCCGATGGTGATGCCCGGAAGCTCACGAAGCCTCCTGTCTCTCCCAAGCCCATCCTGGCTCAGCCTGTGTCCAAGATCCAGGGCTCACCCACGCCTGCTTCCAAGAAGGTGCCACTtccaggccctggcagcccag AGGTGAAGCGCGCCCACGGCACGCCGCCGCCCGTGTCACCCAAGCCGCCGCCGCCACCCACGGCACCCAAGCCGGCCAAGGCCGTGGCAGGGCTGCCGTCGGGCAGCGCCAGCCCGTCCCCGACGCCGTCGCCCGCGCGCCAGCCGCCCGCAGCGCTCGTGAAGCCCGCGGGCAGCGCGCCGCCCTCGCAGGGCGCCAGCCCGGCCAAGCCCCCGTCCCCCGGCGCGCCCGCGCCCGCCAAGCCcccgcgcgccgccgccgccgccccgacCCCCGACGGCGCTGCGCCCGGGGACAGCGCGCGGCAGAAGCTGGAGGAGACGAGCGCGTGCCTGGCCGCGGCCCTGCAGGCGGTGGAGGAGAAGATCCGGCAGGAGGACGGGCAAGGCCCGCG CCCCTCGGCTAGTGCGGAGAAGAGCACCGGGAGCATCCTGGACGACATCGGCAGCATGTTCGACGACCTGGCCGACCAGCTGGACGCCATGCTGGAGTGA